The following coding sequences lie in one Cucurbita pepo subsp. pepo cultivar mu-cu-16 chromosome LG13, ASM280686v2, whole genome shotgun sequence genomic window:
- the LOC111808882 gene encoding uncharacterized protein LOC111808882 produces MPSTESFLRQISKREGSRSASRRWGGEFRRSVGEESVSEGWRWNQKMEGGVNNMYGIDNGGMSRKKRVMVVVDQTSQSNHATMWALTHVANKGDVLTLLHVITDSTSSFADSSSSSSSSSSFCATSLGSLCKASRPEVEVEVLVLEGPKLATVMNQVKKLEVSVLVLGQRRPSSFFSCFCGSGGAGDLVEQCINNAECLTIGVRKQSRDMGGYVINTRWQKNFWLLA; encoded by the exons ATGCCAAGTACGGAATCGTTTCTGAGGCAGATAAGTAAAAGGGAGGGGTCTCGGTCGGCTTCGAGGAGGTGGGGTGGGGAGTTTAGGAGAAGCGTAGGTGAAGAGAGTGTCAGTGAGGGGTGGCGTTGGAATCAGAAGATGGAGGGTGGTGTTAACAATATGTATGGGATCGACAATGGTGGGATGTCGAGAAAGAAGAGggtgatggtggtggtggatcAGACTTCGCAATCCAATCATGCAACTATGTGGGCGCTCACTCATGTCGCTAACAAGGGCGATGTTCTCACTCTTCTTCACGTTATCACCGATTCTACTTCGTCTTTTgcagattcttcttcttcttcttcttcttcttcctctttttgtGCTACCTCTCTTGGTTCTCTCTGCAAGGCTTCTAGACCTGAG GTAGAGGTGGAGGTGCTGGTGTTAGAAGGACCGAAGCTGGCCACAGTGATGAACCAGGTAAAGAAGCTGGAGGTGTCGGTGCTGGTTCTGGGACAGAGAAGGCCATCATCCTTTTTCAGCTG CTTTTGTGGGAGTGGTGGGGCGGGCGATTTGGTGGAACAGTGCATAAACAACGCCGAGTGCTTGACTATAGGAGTTAGGAAGCAAAGCAGAGACATGGGTGGGTATGTAATCAACACCAGATGGCAGAAGAATTTCTGGCTCCTCGCTTAG